In Listeria cossartiae subsp. cossartiae, one genomic interval encodes:
- a CDS encoding MucBP domain-containing protein has translation MKRKISSIIIVGILLFQSLNAYPFITEAKENEQNIETNKPAKGLTNALKQTKTTLETGDTYANVFPDIALAKVIAKAATGSEDTTQLVTQEDLNKITSLSANSKGISALTGIDLLANVTSISLNSNQITDISPINQLPNLVSLALKNNQISSITLNAESQLPKLTSIDLETNPNLEVMDIQDQPKLLEVKTSSNTGLRQLTTVIAKNNPELVNLGYYSMRNIYFSQVASLTKVELVNLPKVTKVSLDRNSISEVEISDVAIENLPLQGNKLTGNVFDNLQNLPNLKTLDLSLNQLTEVELDKTDVENLPNLISLNIEGNSELTSINVQDQPQLVDVKTSINTGLRQLTTVIAKNNPELVNLGYYTMRNVYFSQIPSLTKVELVNLPKVTKVSLDRNSISELNVTDLAIEDLPVQGNELTGNVFDNLQNLPNLKTIDMSQNQLTEVELDKTDVENLPNLISLNIEGNSELTSINIQDQPQLVDVKTSDKTGLSELTTVIAKNNPELVNLGYFSIQSVYFEGIASLTNVELVNLPKVRVVRLDRNSINHIELNNLEAVTEVNLNYNKITSDSIAKFEDMPILATLNLNNNQITDINVLSDFSEITTLNIEANSIGVLPSNLKTKMPKLTTLSAINQVITLDKVITVDDADLIINNEISNFGKLSQPIPISNAGTYANEKLTWSYERIKSLTEVNFQFSERVNATGIDGNFSGKVTQPFKRSTVPVINADTEIHYPLGTEKTEAAFLSEIHAQTSDDLAITSDFETMVNLKRVGIYTVTLNAENIDGIKAIPKEVTVYIDSVQGANITVKHEDKSGNKLAEDSVLSGNVGEAYNSSAKEIFGYTLTEMPTNAQGEFSLEEQTVTYIYAKNPTPAKDITVQYTDEEGIEIATSDTLSGNMDEDYVTTAKTITGYTLMETPSNATGKFTENEQIVRYTYRAIQAEPILAKDVTVNYQDEFGAKISEAEVLTGEIGETYTTAAKTIEGYTLMETPANAGGIFTEMPQTVTYVYRLESTLEAANITVKYLDESSNELAPTEVLSGKIGEAYTTKAMQLEGYSLVKVPSNASGNFTTEAQTVIYMYKKNAIPTSKIIVKYEDITGKELATSNVLTGNIHDSYTTTPKEIKGYTLILKPANASGKFMAEAQTIKYIYRANKDEVKLNLDIIGDNSNGDIQPLNNNHPTKRNQQILPRTGNQPLNMIFGLGILLVLFSILWMYRNKKEKNKSNNC, from the coding sequence ATGAAAAGAAAGATAAGTTCAATTATTATAGTCGGGATATTGCTCTTTCAATCATTGAACGCGTATCCATTTATCACGGAAGCCAAAGAAAATGAACAGAATATAGAAACAAATAAGCCAGCTAAAGGATTAACTAATGCTCTAAAACAAACCAAGACAACCCTTGAAACAGGAGATACCTATGCAAATGTATTTCCTGATATTGCTTTAGCTAAAGTTATTGCCAAAGCTGCAACGGGATCAGAGGATACAACGCAATTAGTCACACAAGAGGACTTGAATAAAATTACATCTCTCAGTGCAAATAGTAAAGGAATTAGCGCGCTGACAGGAATAGATTTACTAGCAAACGTGACAAGTATAAGCTTAAATAGTAACCAAATAACAGATATTTCTCCAATAAACCAATTACCGAATTTAGTAAGTTTGGCTTTAAAGAATAATCAAATTAGTAGTATTACCTTAAACGCAGAAAGCCAGCTACCTAAACTAACGAGCATTGATCTTGAAACGAATCCCAATCTGGAAGTTATGGATATCCAAGACCAACCCAAATTGTTAGAGGTAAAGACTTCTTCTAATACAGGATTACGCCAGTTAACAACAGTAATTGCCAAAAATAATCCGGAATTAGTCAATTTAGGTTACTACTCTATGCGAAATATCTACTTTAGCCAAGTCGCAAGTTTAACGAAAGTCGAATTAGTCAACCTCCCAAAAGTAACCAAAGTAAGCCTTGACCGGAACAGTATTAGCGAAGTGGAAATTTCCGATGTAGCCATTGAAAACCTACCATTACAAGGAAATAAACTAACAGGAAATGTTTTTGATAACCTTCAAAATCTCCCTAATTTAAAAACTTTAGACCTGTCCTTGAATCAACTAACAGAAGTGGAATTAGACAAAACGGATGTAGAAAATCTCCCTAATTTGATATCACTAAATATAGAAGGAAATTCGGAACTAACTTCCATAAACGTCCAAGATCAGCCTCAATTGGTAGATGTGAAAACTTCCATTAATACAGGATTACGCCAGTTAACAACAGTAATTGCCAAAAATAATCCAGAATTAGTCAATTTAGGTTACTACACTATGCGAAATGTCTACTTTAGCCAAATACCAAGTTTAACGAAAGTCGAATTAGTCAATCTCCCGAAAGTAACGAAAGTAAGCCTTGACCGAAACAGTATTAGCGAGTTGAATGTTACTGATTTAGCCATTGAGGATCTTCCGGTACAAGGAAATGAACTAACCGGAAATGTCTTTGATAACCTTCAAAATCTCCCTAATTTAAAAACAATAGACATGTCCCAGAATCAACTAACAGAAGTGGAGTTAGACAAAACGGATGTAGAAAATCTTCCTAATTTAATTTCACTAAATATAGAAGGAAATTCGGAACTAACCTCCATAAATATCCAAGATCAGCCCCAATTGGTCGATGTCAAAACTTCTGATAAAACAGGATTATCCGAGTTAACAACGGTAATTGCCAAAAATAATCCAGAACTAGTTAACCTTGGATATTTTAGTATACAAAGTGTTTATTTTGAGGGCATAGCTAGTCTAACGAACGTTGAATTAGTCAACCTTCCCAAAGTAAGAGTAGTGCGATTGGATCGTAATAGTATCAATCATATCGAACTAAATAATTTAGAGGCAGTAACAGAAGTGAATCTAAATTATAATAAAATAACAAGTGATAGCATAGCGAAATTTGAAGATATGCCGATACTAGCGACGCTAAATTTAAACAATAATCAAATTACCGATATAAATGTGCTTAGTGACTTCTCAGAAATAACTACTTTAAATATCGAAGCGAATTCCATCGGCGTTTTACCAAGTAATCTAAAAACAAAAATGCCAAAATTAACGACACTGAGTGCAATAAATCAAGTCATTACGCTAGACAAAGTAATTACTGTGGATGATGCTGATTTAATTATTAATAATGAAATTAGTAATTTTGGTAAACTAAGCCAGCCAATCCCGATATCAAATGCAGGAACATATGCAAATGAAAAACTAACTTGGTCCTATGAAAGAATCAAAAGTTTAACAGAGGTTAATTTCCAGTTTTCTGAGCGAGTTAATGCAACTGGCATAGACGGAAACTTTTCAGGAAAAGTAACGCAACCGTTTAAAAGATCTACTGTTCCAGTAATTAATGCAGATACAGAAATTCATTACCCGCTAGGAACAGAAAAAACAGAAGCTGCTTTTTTAAGTGAGATTCATGCACAAACAAGTGATGATTTAGCTATTACAAGTGATTTTGAAACAATGGTAAACTTAAAGAGAGTGGGGATATACACTGTAACGTTAAATGCCGAGAATATAGACGGAATTAAGGCTATTCCAAAAGAAGTGACCGTGTACATTGATTCTGTACAAGGTGCTAATATAACGGTGAAACACGAAGACAAATCCGGGAATAAACTGGCAGAAGATAGCGTATTAAGTGGAAATGTCGGAGAAGCATATAACTCAAGCGCAAAAGAAATTTTTGGTTACACATTAACGGAAATGCCTACAAATGCACAAGGCGAATTTAGCTTAGAAGAACAAACGGTGACTTATATCTACGCAAAAAATCCTACTCCAGCCAAAGATATTACAGTACAATACACGGATGAAGAGGGAATCGAAATTGCAACTAGTGATACATTGTCAGGTAATATGGATGAAGATTACGTTACAACAGCGAAGACCATTACAGGCTACACTTTAATGGAAACGCCGAGTAATGCGACAGGCAAGTTTACCGAAAACGAGCAAATAGTAAGATATACGTATCGTGCGATTCAAGCAGAGCCAATTTTAGCAAAAGATGTTACGGTGAATTACCAGGACGAATTTGGAGCTAAAATTAGTGAAGCGGAAGTACTAACTGGTGAAATTGGTGAAACATACACAACAGCAGCCAAAACAATAGAAGGCTATACCTTAATGGAAACTCCTGCTAACGCTGGCGGCATTTTTACTGAAATGCCTCAAACGGTAACATACGTGTATCGATTAGAGAGCACCCTGGAAGCAGCAAACATAACTGTGAAATACCTTGACGAAAGCAGTAACGAGCTAGCACCAACGGAAGTACTAAGCGGAAAAATCGGGGAAGCTTATACAACTAAAGCCATGCAGCTGGAAGGCTATTCGCTGGTAAAAGTGCCCAGTAATGCTAGCGGGAATTTCACAACAGAAGCTCAAACGGTTATCTATATGTATAAAAAGAATGCTATCCCGACATCCAAGATTATTGTGAAATATGAAGATATAACAGGGAAAGAACTTGCTACAAGTAATGTGTTAACCGGGAACATTCATGATTCCTACACAACTACACCTAAGGAAATTAAAGGCTATACCCTCATACTAAAACCAGCCAATGCAAGTGGTAAATTTATGGCAGAGGCTCAAACAATCAAATATATTTACCGTGCGAACAAAGACGAGGTAAAGCTAAATCTAGACATAATCGGGGATAATTCAAATGGAGACATTCAACCATTGAATAACAATCACCCAACAAAAAGGA